One Salinimonas marina DNA segment encodes these proteins:
- the purH gene encoding bifunctional phosphoribosylaminoimidazolecarboxamide formyltransferase/IMP cyclohydrolase — MHTPKPIKRALLSVSDKTGIVEFAEALHQAGVELLSTGGTAKLLSDAGLPVLEVSEHTGHPEIMDGRVKTLHPKIHGGILGRRGQDESTMAQNEIKPIDLVVVNLYPFAQTVANPDCTLEHAIENIDIGGPTMVRAAAKNHKDVTIVVNTDDYQVVLEQMSENDGSLNYQTRFDLAIKAFEHTAQYDGMIANYFGARLDSVECEADCTHHHSEFPRTINMQMTKKQDLRYGENSHQEAAFYVENEIQEASVATATQLQGKALSFNNIADTDAALECVKEFEEPACVIVKHANPCGVAIGEDILSAYNRAFTTDPTSAFGGIIAFNRSLDASTAQAIVDRQFVEVIVAPAVSEEAQNIIAAKKNVRLLACGSWQGQLTEGYDFKRVNGGLLVQERDFGMVEADDLQVVTERQPSAEELQDLLFCWKVAKYVKSNAIVYCKDGMTIGVGAGQMSRVYSAKVAGIKASDENLQVAGSVMASDAFFPFRDGIDAAAEAGIKAVIQPGGSMRDEEVIKAANEHGIAMVFTGMRHFRH, encoded by the coding sequence ATGCATACACCAAAACCTATTAAACGCGCGCTATTAAGTGTTTCGGATAAAACCGGTATTGTTGAATTTGCCGAAGCATTGCATCAGGCAGGGGTGGAGTTGCTCTCCACCGGCGGTACCGCAAAATTACTCAGCGATGCCGGTCTGCCGGTGCTTGAAGTATCAGAACATACCGGGCACCCGGAAATTATGGATGGCCGGGTAAAAACGCTGCACCCTAAAATTCATGGTGGCATCCTGGGCCGCCGGGGCCAGGATGAAAGCACTATGGCGCAAAATGAGATCAAGCCTATCGATTTGGTGGTGGTGAATCTGTACCCGTTTGCCCAAACCGTGGCGAATCCGGATTGCACCCTTGAGCACGCCATTGAAAATATCGATATCGGCGGGCCGACCATGGTGCGCGCCGCAGCCAAAAATCATAAAGATGTCACCATTGTGGTGAACACCGATGATTATCAGGTGGTATTGGAACAGATGAGCGAAAACGACGGTTCATTGAATTATCAGACCCGTTTTGACCTGGCGATTAAAGCTTTTGAGCATACTGCCCAGTATGATGGCATGATTGCAAACTATTTTGGGGCCCGGCTGGACTCGGTTGAATGCGAGGCCGACTGTACGCACCATCACAGTGAATTCCCCCGTACCATCAATATGCAGATGACCAAAAAGCAGGATTTGCGCTATGGCGAAAACAGTCATCAGGAAGCTGCCTTTTATGTCGAAAATGAGATACAGGAAGCCTCGGTAGCCACGGCCACGCAGTTACAGGGTAAAGCATTGTCGTTCAATAATATTGCCGATACCGACGCCGCCCTTGAATGCGTAAAAGAATTTGAAGAGCCCGCCTGTGTCATTGTTAAGCATGCGAATCCATGCGGGGTGGCGATTGGCGAGGATATCCTAAGCGCCTATAACCGCGCCTTCACCACCGACCCCACCTCAGCTTTTGGCGGTATCATAGCCTTTAACCGCAGCCTGGATGCCAGCACCGCTCAGGCGATTGTAGATCGTCAGTTTGTTGAAGTGATTGTGGCGCCAGCGGTTTCTGAAGAAGCTCAGAACATTATCGCCGCCAAGAAAAATGTACGCTTGCTGGCCTGCGGCAGCTGGCAGGGTCAGCTTACTGAAGGTTACGACTTTAAACGGGTCAACGGCGGCTTGCTGGTGCAGGAACGTGATTTTGGCATGGTCGAAGCAGATGACCTGCAGGTGGTTACTGAGCGTCAACCCAGTGCTGAAGAGCTCCAGGATTTGCTGTTTTGCTGGAAGGTCGCTAAATATGTGAAATCCAACGCCATTGTTTACTGCAAAGATGGTATGACCATTGGGGTGGGTGCCGGCCAGATGAGCCGGGTTTATTCGGCCAAGGTGGCGGGCATTAAAGCCAGTGATGAGAACCTACAGGTGGCGGGTTCGGTGATGGCCTCTGACGCCTTTTTCCCGTTTCGCGACGGCATCGATGCCGCCGCTGAAGCTGGCATTAAAGCAGTCATTCAACCGGGCGGCTCGATGCGCGACGAAGAAGTTATTAAGGCGGCAAATGAGCATGGCATTGCCATGGTCTTTACCGGCATGCGCCATTTTCGTCATTAA
- the fis gene encoding DNA-binding transcriptional regulator Fis — MFDQNVTSPFTTTVTTPSQTQAQKPLRDSVKQAVNKYLKQLDNANIDNLYELVLAEVEAPLLEEVMTYTRGNQTRAAIMMGINRGTLRKKLKQYGMN, encoded by the coding sequence ATGTTCGATCAAAATGTGACTTCACCATTTACTACGACAGTAACAACGCCTTCTCAAACTCAAGCTCAAAAGCCGCTGCGTGATTCGGTTAAACAAGCGGTTAATAAGTACCTGAAGCAGCTAGACAACGCGAACATCGACAATCTTTATGAACTGGTGCTGGCTGAGGTGGAAGCGCCGCTGCTGGAAGAAGTCATGACTTACACCCGCGGCAACCAAACCCGCGCGGCCATCATGATGGGCATCAACCGCGGTACGCTTCGCAAGAAGCTGAAACAGTACGGCATGAACTAA
- the dusB gene encoding tRNA dihydrouridine synthase DusB — translation MQIGPYKLDNNLMLAPMAGVTDRPFRQMCRRMGAGLVVSEMLSSNPKVWNTAKSMHRMDHTGEEGIRSVQIAGADPDLMAQAAQFNVANGAQIIDINMGCPAKKVNKKLAGSALLQYPALVESIVQAVVEAVDVPVTLKIRTGWNTDNRNGVEIAQIAEQNGIQSLAVHGRTRACMYKGEAEYDTIKAIKEAISIPVIANGDITSPEQARYVLEHTGADGVMIGRGAQGNPWIFKQILHFLETGEILSAPPLSEQHQVLHEHVANVQAFYGEVMGVRIARKHVGWYLAEHDTDRQFRKTFNGIEQADKQLNALDDYFQSLQKRETRQISPAA, via the coding sequence ATGCAAATAGGTCCGTATAAACTGGATAACAATTTGATGCTGGCGCCGATGGCAGGTGTCACTGACCGTCCCTTCAGACAAATGTGTCGTCGAATGGGGGCAGGTCTGGTGGTCTCCGAAATGCTATCAAGCAATCCAAAGGTGTGGAACACGGCCAAATCCATGCATCGTATGGATCATACCGGCGAAGAAGGTATTCGCTCGGTACAGATTGCCGGGGCTGACCCCGATCTGATGGCACAGGCGGCCCAGTTTAATGTGGCCAATGGTGCACAGATCATCGACATCAATATGGGTTGTCCGGCAAAAAAGGTTAACAAGAAACTGGCTGGGTCAGCGTTATTACAATATCCGGCGCTGGTCGAATCTATTGTTCAGGCTGTGGTTGAGGCGGTTGACGTACCGGTCACCCTGAAAATTAGAACAGGCTGGAATACGGATAATCGCAATGGTGTAGAAATTGCACAAATTGCGGAGCAAAACGGCATTCAGTCGTTGGCCGTTCATGGCAGAACGCGCGCCTGTATGTACAAAGGAGAAGCCGAATACGACACCATTAAGGCAATTAAGGAAGCGATATCCATTCCGGTCATTGCCAATGGCGATATTACTTCTCCGGAGCAAGCACGATACGTGCTGGAGCACACCGGCGCAGACGGGGTGATGATAGGTCGCGGCGCCCAGGGCAATCCCTGGATTTTCAAGCAAATACTGCATTTTCTTGAAACCGGCGAGATATTATCAGCACCGCCTTTGTCAGAGCAGCATCAGGTGTTGCATGAACACGTTGCCAACGTGCAGGCCTTTTACGGCGAAGTAATGGGTGTTCGAATTGCCCGAAAGCACGTGGGCTGGTATTTAGCGGAACACGATACGGATCGTCAGTTTCGTAAAACGTTCAATGGTATTGAGCAAGCTGATAAACAGCTCAACGCACTTGACGATTATTTTCAATCGCTGCAGAAACGGGAAACCCGACAGATTTCTCCTGCAGCATAG
- a CDS encoding class I SAM-dependent methyltransferase yields MKHTLRLVAASLLAMSATATYADPISEAVKSEHRSAEAKLRDEYRNPQQTLRFFEIKPTDTVVEVSPGGGWYTDILAPLLDEQGQLIAAHFFVEEDSNDYYKKSLKNFKQKVANHPPYKNIKLTAFHPTKALEIAEAGSADVVLTFRNVHNWYFNAAEKALENAFGAFFQALKPGGVLGVVEHELPESAADSKMEKSGYMKRSVVIEAAKAAGFELVAQSDINANSMDNADHPKGVWTLPPSLRLGEQDRAKYLAIGESNRMTLKFVKPE; encoded by the coding sequence ATGAAACATACTCTGCGTTTAGTTGCAGCATCATTACTGGCAATGTCTGCCACCGCTACGTATGCCGACCCCATTAGCGAGGCGGTAAAAAGCGAACATCGTTCTGCCGAAGCGAAATTACGCGATGAATACCGAAATCCTCAGCAAACACTCCGCTTTTTTGAGATCAAGCCGACTGATACGGTAGTTGAAGTATCGCCAGGCGGTGGCTGGTACACCGACATTCTGGCGCCATTGCTCGATGAGCAGGGCCAGCTGATTGCTGCGCATTTTTTTGTAGAGGAAGACTCTAATGACTATTACAAAAAATCGCTGAAAAATTTCAAACAAAAAGTCGCCAATCATCCCCCTTACAAAAACATCAAACTCACCGCATTTCACCCCACCAAGGCCCTGGAGATTGCTGAAGCAGGCAGCGCCGATGTAGTGCTGACCTTTCGAAATGTTCACAACTGGTATTTCAATGCGGCGGAAAAAGCCCTGGAGAATGCCTTTGGTGCCTTTTTCCAGGCTCTGAAACCCGGTGGTGTATTAGGCGTGGTTGAACACGAACTGCCAGAATCGGCAGCCGACAGTAAAATGGAAAAAAGCGGCTATATGAAACGCTCTGTTGTCATTGAGGCAGCGAAAGCCGCCGGTTTTGAACTGGTAGCCCAAAGCGACATCAATGCCAACAGCATGGACAATGCGGATCACCCAAAAGGAGTATGGACCCTGCCGCCATCATTGCGTCTTGGGGAACAGGATCGTGCCAAGTACCTTGCTATCGGCGAGAGTAATCGCATGACCCTAAAATTTGTCAAACCTGAATAA